One part of the Aspergillus luchuensis IFO 4308 DNA, chromosome 5, nearly complete sequence genome encodes these proteins:
- a CDS encoding esterase/lipase family protein (COG:S;~EggNog:ENOG410Q252;~InterPro:IPR002918,IPR029058;~SECRETED:SignalP(1-18);~go_function: GO:0016787 - hydrolase activity [Evidence IEA];~go_process: GO:0016042 - lipid catabolic process [Evidence IEA]): MHLSSLLLASTAILPALGYSINDFSCNSTEHPNPVVLLHGLGATYYEDLNYLQGWLQAQGYCTYAKTYGAYEGFPLVGGLKAIAESATEIAAYIREVKEKTGADKIDLVGHSEGAFQTLYVPKFEDGISEMLDKLVAIAPPTRGTNLAGIYDIAYVLGNLSRDLIGDILDTVGCAACDDLGPDGAAIDRLNDGEPIVQPGNNLTVIASRSDELVTPTSTSFVHEDGVTNEWVQDTCPLDPVGHIGEAYDLNVWNLVKNALDSTPKREFVCSLGSPGR; this comes from the coding sequence ATGCATCTATCATCGCTGCTCCTAGCATCCACGGCCATCCTACCAGCCTTAGGCTACAGCATCAACGACTTCTCCTGCAACAGCACCGAACACCCGAATCCCGTTGTGCTCCTACACGGGCTAGGCGCGACCTACTACGAAGACTTGAATTACCTGCAAGGTTGGCTACAAGCGCAAGGCTACTGCACCTACGCCAAAACCTACGGTGCATATGAAGGGTTCCCCTTGGTCGGCGGCCTCAAGGCCATCGCCGAATCGGCCACTGAAATCGCTGCGTATATTCGCGAggtgaaagaaaagacggGCGCCGACAAGATCGATCTTGTCGGTCACTCCGAAGGCGCTTTCCAAACCCTCTACGTCCCTAAATTCGAGGATGGCATCTCGGAGATGCTGGATAAGCTGGTGGCCATTGCACCTCCCACGAGAGGCACCAACCTGGCGGGGATCTATGACATCGCTTATGTTTTGGGAAACCTATCGCGCGATCTGATCGGCGACATCCTGGATACTGTGGGCTGCGCCGCCTGTGACGACCTCGGCCCGGACGGGGCTGCCATTGATCGCTTGAACGACGGCGAGCCTATCGTGCAGCCGGGAAATAATCTAACGGTCATTGCATCGCGGTCCGACGAACTGGTCACGCCaacctccacttcctttgTGCATGAAGATGGGGTGACCAATGAATGGGTGCAAGACACTTGCCCTCTTGATCCGGTCGGCCATATCGGCGAGGCCTACGATCTAAATGTGTGGAATTTGGTCAAGAACGCCTTGGACTCTACTCCGAAGCGCGAGTTTGTCTGCTCGCTGGGATCTCCTGGCAGGTGA
- a CDS encoding putative siderochrome-iron transporter (COG:G;~EggNog:ENOG410QE2S;~InterPro:IPR020846,IPR011701,IPR036259;~PFAM:PF07690;~TransMembrane:12 (i131-150o156-176i188-207o219-242i262-287o299-317i337-360o375-396i403-420o432-454i466-489o539-561i);~go_function: GO:0022857 - transmembrane transporter activity [Evidence IEA];~go_process: GO:0055085 - transmembrane transport [Evidence IEA]): MAGWSGIFRPSRRPENVPSSFTTEDEKHDTIDVTVHEASAAFSDATGASKIQAAEAVSGRKGRYLLYAGLAMMMVIYELDNSTVGTYRNFATSDFDALAELATLNTAASIISAISKPPIAKISDVLGRGEAYVFAVTCYVVSYILCASSKNFSTYAGGYVLYSIGQAGTSFLNATIVSDLSSMRWRGFAYNILYLPFLVIPWVSAFIVQSVVDGIGWRWGIGMFAILMPFGACFIITTLLVFQQRAKRSGLVLNEQLNLYGFFSRIDLGGLFILSAGFALVLIPITLAATSAGRWKTPWVDALIAVGVVILACLYPYEKYIARHPVVPVRYFRNLSVLLPVILVCIDNISFGATHTYLYVWSEVSHNFSPRNAQFLYYTNGVMQALVGMGTGLLMYRLRSYKWIGVIGAVVRMVGYGAMVRLRTNESSVAELFIVQLVQGIGSGIIETVGIVAAQITVSHAELAQVTSLVLLAAYLGNGIGSAIAGGIYSGQLRQQLRLHLGSGVSESTVDRLYNSITGTLPAWGSTERTAIDRAYSDVMGSITIAALAFSAPIVILSLFLPNKKLGDGHNLVQGQQPPERSESTLVDERRAHGRNLDIYETKA, encoded by the exons atggctggctggagCGGAATTTTCCGTCCGTCTAGGAGACCGGAAAACGTCCCCAGTTCCTTCACCACGGAGGATGAAAAGCACGATACAATCGATGTCACCGTTCACGAAGCGAGTGCAGCATTTTCAGATGCCACTGGGGCATCAAAGATCCAAGCTGCCGAAGCCGTCAGCGGGCGCAAAGGCCGGTATCTGTTGTATGCGGG actggcgatgatgatggtcatTTA TGAATTAGACAACTCGACCGTGGGCACTTATCGTAACTTTGCTACATCTGACTTTGACGCTCTTGCTGAATTGGCCACCTTGAACACTGCTGCGAGCATTATTTCCGCCATCTCCAAGCCCCCAATCGCCAAGATCTCCGACGTCCTCGGACGGGGTGAAGCCTATGTATTTGCCGTCACATGCTACGTGGTTTCCTACATTCTTTGCGCCTCTTCCAAAAACTTCAGCACCTACGCAGGCGGATACGTCCTCTATTCGATTGGGCAGGCTGGCACATCCTTCTTGAATGCCACGATTGTCTCGGATCTATCATCTATGCGATGGAGAGGTTTCGCCTATAATATTCTCTACCTCccattcctcgtcatcccTTGGGTGTCCGCGTTCATTGTGCAGAGCGTCGTGGATGGCATTGGCTGGCGTTGGGGAATCGGCATGTTCGCCATCTTGATGCCTTTCGGTGCCTGCTTCAttatcaccaccctccttgTCTTCCAGCAGCGGGCCAAGCGGTCAGGTCTCGTACTCAACGAACAGCTTAATCTATATGGTTTCTTCTCTCGCATCGACCTAGGTGGCCTATTTATTCTCAGTGCCGGCTTCGCTTTGGTTCTGATTCCTATTACACTGGCTGCTACCTCTGCTGGCCGTTGGAAGACCCCCTGGGTTGATGCATTGATCGCGGTGGGAGTCGTGATCCTGGCTTGCCTTTACCCATATGAGAAATACATTGCCCGGCATCCTGTGGTGCCTGTGCGCTACTTCCGCAACCTTTCAGTTCTGCTCCCAGTGATACTGGTATGCATCGACAACATCAGTTTTGGCGCCACCCATACATATTTGTATGTTTGGTCCGAGGTGTCGCATAACTTTTCGCCACGCAATGCGCAGTTCCTCTACTACACGAACGGGGTTATGCAAGCCCTCGTGGGCATGGGCACGGGCTTACTGATGTACCGCCTACGATCCTACAAATGGATTGGCGTCATCGGAGCGGTCGTTCGCATGGTTGGATATGGGGCCATGGTTCGCCTTCGCACAAACGAAAGCTCTGTGGCCGAGTTGTTTATTGTGCAACTGGTGCAAGGCATTGGTAGTGGTATTATCGAGACGGTCGGAATTGTTGCGGCACAGATTACAGTGTCTCATGCAGAACTAGCGCAAGTCACATCGTTGGTCCTGCTGGCCGCATATTTGGGCAACGGGATAGGCTCTGCAATTGCAGGGGGAATATACTCAGGACAGCTGCGTCAGCAACTGCGGTTACATCTGGGGTCTGGGGTGAGTGAATCTACGGTTGATCGGCTGTACAACTCTATTACAGGTACTCTCCCAGCATGGGGGTCAACCGAGCGAACAGCGATTGACAGAGCT TATTCAGATGTGATGGG GTCGATCACTATTGCAGCTCTGGCCTTTTCTGCCCCTATAGTAATTCTGTCGCTATTTTTGCCCAACAAGAAGCTTGG GGACGGACATAATCTTGTCCAAGGCCAACAGCCTCCCGAGCGCTCTGAGTCCACACTGGTGGACGAGAGAAGAGCGCATGGAAGGAACTTGGATATTTATGAGACAAAAGCGTGA